One part of the Streptomyces lydicus genome encodes these proteins:
- a CDS encoding bifunctional DNA primase/polymerase, whose product MTQPVLIRRDRLGEYLRTALSLAARGIPPLPLRAGKVPFGNCRACKGNACGGRPNMKNAGPCLCASVCHAWAAATTDPCVLTSPAWASAWREAAAVAYHPGGAGLTVVDLDDAAAIAWARETLPATRTVPTTRGEHWIYQGTMRSVNDVRDGVDLKSLMSYARWLGPGTGTMTDLPDAVRALAVKKPSAVRPAQPGVTVPALAGGGQCRHRTPAYLERGIAMAEQRITEARSAVHTTVYRTFLAVLSAHGPCGCLTETHIARLFAAAQVKGESPRHCTDAWTNARTALGM is encoded by the coding sequence ATGACGCAACCTGTCCTTATCCGGCGAGACCGCCTCGGTGAGTATCTGCGGACGGCCCTCTCCCTGGCCGCCCGCGGCATCCCGCCCCTGCCCCTGCGGGCGGGGAAGGTCCCGTTCGGCAACTGCCGCGCATGCAAGGGGAACGCCTGCGGCGGCCGGCCGAACATGAAGAACGCCGGCCCCTGCTTGTGCGCCAGCGTCTGCCACGCCTGGGCCGCAGCCACCACCGACCCCTGCGTCCTTACCTCGCCAGCATGGGCATCCGCGTGGCGTGAGGCGGCAGCCGTCGCCTACCACCCCGGTGGAGCGGGGCTGACGGTGGTCGACCTGGACGACGCGGCAGCCATCGCATGGGCCCGTGAGACCCTCCCCGCCACCCGCACGGTACCGACGACCCGGGGCGAGCACTGGATCTACCAGGGCACCATGCGCTCGGTGAACGACGTCCGTGACGGCGTCGACCTCAAGTCGCTCATGTCCTACGCAAGGTGGCTCGGCCCCGGAACCGGCACCATGACCGATCTGCCCGACGCCGTGCGCGCGCTGGCCGTGAAGAAGCCCTCCGCGGTCCGGCCTGCACAGCCTGGCGTCACTGTGCCCGCGCTCGCCGGAGGCGGGCAGTGCCGTCATCGCACGCCCGCCTACCTGGAGCGTGGCATTGCCATGGCAGAGCAGCGCATCACCGAGGCCCGGAGTGCGGTTCACACGACGGTCTACCGGACGTTCCTCGCCGTGCTGTCCGCCCATGGCCCGTGCGGCTGCCTCACCGAGACGCACATCGCGCGGCTGTTCGCCGCCGCGCAGGTCAAGGGCGAATCCCCCCGGCACTGCACCGACGCGTGGACCAACGCCCGCACCGCACTGGGGATGTAG